A portion of the Oscillospiraceae bacterium genome contains these proteins:
- a CDS encoding alpha-amylase family glycosyl hydrolase, translating into MAWYDNAVFYHIYPLGLCGCAHENDGQPTPGAFQKLNDWAAHAADIGCTAIYIGPLFESGSHGYDTIDYRRVDRRLGTNEEFKEFVANCHARGQHVIVDGVFNHVGRDFFAFQDLKANRENARYKDWFCDVNFWGNNEYNDGFSYGNWGGFNLLVKLNQRNPEVQNYHFDTIRFWVDQFDIDGIRLDAADVLDFDFMRGLRRLANEIKPEFWLMGEVIHGDYSRWANPEMLHSVTNYELHKGLWSGHNDHNYFEIAHTMRRLQGLCHDTRLYLFSDNHDVERLPNKLRNREHIRHIAILVYTLWGIPSIYYGSEFGIEGKKEWGSDWPLRPCLELEDYKDALTTNPVTSVYAALGKLKAEEPALTWGEFKELHLTTQCYAYARVLDGEALVAVLNNGDSPAQLEFQLPVEANAAEDLLADTVGAQPVMTSFDWGRMKVQLPSNYATILRLKK; encoded by the coding sequence ATGGCTTGGTATGACAATGCGGTATTCTATCACATCTATCCTCTGGGGCTGTGCGGCTGCGCGCACGAAAATGACGGCCAGCCCACCCCGGGTGCATTCCAAAAACTGAACGACTGGGCGGCCCATGCAGCAGACATCGGCTGCACCGCCATCTATATCGGCCCGCTGTTTGAGAGCGGCTCCCACGGCTACGATACCATCGACTACCGCCGGGTGGACCGCCGTCTGGGCACCAACGAAGAGTTCAAGGAGTTCGTGGCCAACTGCCACGCCCGCGGCCAGCATGTCATCGTGGATGGTGTGTTCAACCATGTGGGCCGCGACTTCTTCGCCTTCCAGGACCTGAAGGCCAACCGCGAGAACGCCCGCTATAAGGACTGGTTCTGCGATGTGAACTTCTGGGGCAACAACGAGTACAACGACGGTTTTTCCTACGGCAACTGGGGCGGCTTCAACCTGCTGGTCAAGCTGAACCAGCGCAACCCGGAGGTGCAGAACTATCACTTCGACACCATCCGCTTTTGGGTAGACCAGTTTGACATCGACGGCATCCGGCTGGATGCAGCCGACGTGCTGGACTTTGACTTCATGCGCGGGCTGCGCCGTCTGGCCAACGAGATCAAACCGGAGTTCTGGCTCATGGGTGAGGTGATCCACGGGGACTACAGCCGCTGGGCAAACCCCGAAATGCTGCACTCTGTGACCAACTACGAGCTGCACAAGGGCCTGTGGAGCGGCCACAACGACCACAACTATTTCGAGATCGCCCACACCATGCGCCGTCTGCAGGGGCTGTGCCACGACACCCGGCTGTATCTTTTCTCGGACAACCACGATGTGGAGCGCCTGCCCAACAAGCTGCGCAACCGGGAACACATCCGTCACATTGCGATTCTAGTATATACCCTTTGGGGCATTCCGTCCATCTATTATGGTTCGGAGTTTGGCATCGAGGGCAAAAAAGAGTGGGGCAGCGACTGGCCCCTGCGCCCCTGCCTGGAACTGGAGGACTACAAGGACGCTCTCACCACCAACCCCGTCACCAGCGTGTATGCGGCACTGGGCAAATTGAAGGCTGAGGAACCGGCCCTGACCTGGGGCGAGTTCAAGGAACTGCACCTCACCACCCAGTGTTACGCCTACGCCCGTGTGCTGGACGGCGAAGCCCTTGTGGCGGTGCTGAACAACGGCGACAGCCCGGCGCAGCTGGAATTCCAGCTGCCGGTGGAGGCCAATGCGGCCGAGGATCTGCTGGCCGATACGGTGGGCGCGCAGCCGGTGATGACAAGCTTCGACTGGGGCCGCATGAAGGTGCAGCTGCCTTCCAACTATGCCACCATCCTGCGGTTGAAAAAGTAA
- a CDS encoding transcription repressor NadR — protein sequence MNAAQRRECILTRLSGAQNPVSASALAAELGVSRQIVVGDVALLRAGGAQIDATPRGYQLHPAEKGYTGILACVHRTEDEMRRELYAIVDQGGVAVDVAVENSLYGEIRANLNLASRYDVDTFLVQARSAPESLLSRMTGGVHLHTLRCPDRASFERIRAELDRQGLLYRRE from the coding sequence ATGAACGCAGCACAGCGCAGAGAATGCATCCTGACCCGGTTGAGCGGTGCCCAGAACCCGGTAAGTGCCAGTGCACTGGCCGCTGAGCTGGGGGTCTCCCGGCAGATCGTGGTGGGGGACGTGGCACTGCTGCGTGCAGGCGGGGCGCAGATCGACGCGACGCCGCGGGGCTACCAGCTGCACCCGGCAGAGAAAGGTTATACCGGCATCCTGGCCTGCGTGCACCGCACCGAGGACGAAATGCGCCGGGAGCTGTACGCCATTGTGGACCAGGGCGGTGTGGCCGTGGATGTGGCCGTGGAAAACAGCCTGTACGGCGAGATCCGTGCGAACCTGAATCTGGCCAGCCGCTACGATGTGGACACCTTTCTGGTGCAGGCGCGCAGTGCGCCGGAAAGCCTGCTGAGCCGGATGACCGGCGGCGTGCATCTGCACACTTTGCGCTGCCCGGACCGGGCCAGCTTTGAGCGCATCCGCGCAGAACTGGACCGGCAGGGCCTGCTGTACCGCCGGGAATGA
- a CDS encoding TetR/AcrR family transcriptional regulator, with protein sequence MDFLDIRIEKTERAIKQAFMELRAEKPLEKIRVKELCDRACINKSTFYAHYQDIYALANAMEDEMVEAVVASLPNLTARDVSERTEWLAREMFRAFVRHQNEINTLFADSRQGLFINRVEAALRKCIAESDPAFENDVVRKVVLSFCVQGCYYTFTSYCGQMDETRLVALLASIARAAQKIRM encoded by the coding sequence GTGGATTTTCTGGACATTCGCATTGAAAAAACGGAACGCGCCATCAAGCAGGCCTTTATGGAGCTGCGGGCCGAAAAACCGTTGGAAAAAATCCGGGTCAAGGAGCTGTGCGACCGGGCCTGCATCAACAAATCCACTTTTTATGCCCACTATCAGGACATCTACGCCCTGGCCAACGCCATGGAGGACGAGATGGTGGAGGCCGTGGTCGCAAGCCTGCCCAACCTGACCGCCCGGGATGTGAGCGAGCGTACCGAGTGGCTGGCCCGCGAGATGTTCCGGGCCTTTGTCCGGCATCAGAACGAGATTAACACTCTGTTTGCGGATTCCCGGCAGGGGCTGTTCATCAACCGGGTGGAGGCGGCGCTGCGCAAGTGCATTGCCGAGAGCGACCCCGCCTTTGAAAACGACGTAGTGCGCAAGGTGGTGCTGTCCTTCTGCGTGCAGGGGTGCTACTACACCTTTACCAGCTACTGCGGCCAGATGGACGAGACCCGTCTGGTGGCCCTGCTTGCCTCTATCGCAAGGGCAGCGCAGAAGATCCGGATGTGA
- the asnB gene encoding asparagine synthase B translates to MGYTGHDLSAAKFKEYLLRTVMRGPDDQRVVEGPFGLMGFGRLAIMGLTPEGMQPFYRGADCVACNGELYGFRFEKEILKRRGYKFQSDCDCEILLPLYYEYGLDMFRHMDSEFALILYDSRKDRLIAARDPIGIRPLFYGYSKSSHKIAFASEMQNLIGWCDDIRPFPIGSYYCDGRFVRYEDIADVPAPMQDDMDTVLTNIREKLIAGVEKRLDADAPVGFLLSGGLDSSLVCAIAAKKLGKPIRTFAIGMDTDAIDLKYARQTADYLGSEHHEIIINRDIVLQNLEEVIRLLGTWDITTIRASMGMYLLCKAIHEQTDVRVLLTGEISDELFGYKYTDYAPTADAFQQESQKRIRELYMYDVLRADRCISANSIEARVPFGDLDFVRYVMAIDPEMKLNRYNKGKYLLRKAFEGDWLPPEILWREKAAFSDAVGHSMVDDIKEYTNSLYTDEEFQLRRANYSAHCMPFTKESLFYREIFEKYYHDQSRTIVDFWMPNKAWPGCNVNDPSARVLANYGASGV, encoded by the coding sequence ATGGGCTACACCGGGCACGATCTGAGTGCCGCCAAGTTCAAAGAATATCTGCTGCGCACCGTGATGCGCGGCCCGGACGACCAGCGGGTGGTGGAAGGCCCCTTTGGCCTGATGGGCTTTGGCCGTCTGGCCATCATGGGTCTGACGCCGGAGGGCATGCAGCCGTTCTACCGCGGTGCCGACTGCGTAGCGTGCAACGGCGAACTGTACGGCTTCCGGTTTGAGAAGGAGATCCTCAAGCGCCGGGGCTACAAGTTCCAGTCCGACTGCGACTGCGAGATCCTGCTGCCGCTGTACTACGAGTACGGTCTGGACATGTTCCGCCACATGGACTCCGAGTTCGCACTGATCCTGTACGATTCCCGCAAGGACCGGCTCATTGCCGCCCGCGACCCCATCGGCATCCGGCCGCTGTTCTACGGCTACTCCAAATCCAGCCACAAGATCGCATTCGCCTCTGAGATGCAGAACCTGATCGGCTGGTGCGATGACATCCGGCCCTTCCCCATTGGTAGCTACTACTGCGACGGCCGCTTTGTGCGCTATGAGGACATTGCCGACGTGCCCGCTCCCATGCAGGATGACATGGACACCGTGCTGACCAACATCCGCGAAAAGCTGATCGCCGGTGTGGAGAAGCGTCTGGACGCCGATGCCCCGGTGGGCTTCCTGCTCTCCGGCGGCCTGGATTCCTCGCTGGTGTGCGCCATCGCCGCTAAGAAGCTGGGCAAGCCCATCCGCACCTTTGCCATCGGCATGGATACCGATGCCATCGACCTGAAATATGCCCGTCAGACCGCCGATTATCTGGGCAGCGAGCACCACGAGATCATCATCAACCGCGACATCGTGCTGCAGAACCTGGAAGAGGTCATCCGCCTGCTGGGCACCTGGGACATCACCACCATCCGCGCCAGCATGGGCATGTACCTGCTGTGCAAGGCCATCCACGAGCAGACCGACGTGCGGGTGCTGCTGACCGGCGAGATCTCGGACGAGCTGTTCGGCTACAAATACACCGACTACGCTCCCACCGCCGACGCCTTCCAGCAGGAGAGCCAGAAGCGCATCCGGGAACTGTACATGTACGACGTGCTCCGCGCCGACCGCTGCATCTCGGCCAACAGCATCGAAGCCCGTGTGCCCTTCGGCGATCTGGATTTTGTGCGCTACGTCATGGCCATCGACCCGGAAATGAAGCTGAACCGTTACAACAAGGGCAAGTACCTGCTGCGCAAGGCCTTTGAGGGCGACTGGCTGCCGCCGGAGATCCTGTGGCGTGAGAAGGCTGCTTTCTCGGATGCCGTGGGCCACAGCATGGTGGACGACATCAAGGAGTACACCAACAGCCTGTACACCGACGAAGAGTTCCAGCTGCGCCGGGCCAACTACTCGGCCCACTGCATGCCCTTTACCAAGGAGAGCCTGTTCTACCGGGAGATCTTCGAGAAGTATTACCACGACCAGAGCCGTACCATCGTGGATTTCTGGATGCCCAACAAGGCATGGCCGGGCTGCAACGTCAACGACCCTTCCGCCCGCGTGCTGGCAAACTACGGTGCCTCCGGTGTGTGA
- a CDS encoding transcriptional repressor has translation MARSDGYNTKTRQLILDYLINNRQHAVSASNILEHLEEQGASPNPTTVYRYLDKLAGEQRIMKYVADKGEKAVFQYVDEGRHCREHLHLKCVQCGRIYHLDCHFMDEVRAHLMAEHGFTLQCEGSVLYGLCRHCAQNAPQPEQTAQKCSCCVDTGKKP, from the coding sequence ATGGCACGGAGCGACGGCTACAATACCAAGACCCGCCAGCTGATTTTGGATTATCTCATCAACAACCGGCAGCACGCAGTCAGTGCCTCCAACATTCTGGAGCATCTGGAGGAGCAGGGTGCCAGCCCCAACCCCACCACCGTGTACCGCTACCTCGACAAGCTGGCCGGGGAGCAGCGCATCATGAAATATGTGGCCGACAAGGGCGAGAAGGCCGTGTTCCAGTATGTGGACGAAGGCCGCCACTGCCGGGAGCACCTGCACCTGAAGTGCGTGCAGTGCGGCCGCATCTACCATCTGGACTGCCACTTCATGGACGAAGTGCGGGCCCATCTGATGGCCGAGCACGGCTTTACGTTGCAGTGCGAGGGCAGCGTTTTGTACGGATTGTGCCGCCACTGCGCACAAAATGCTCCACAGCCGGAGCAAACCGCACAAAAATGTTCCTGCTGTGTTGACACGGGCAAAAAGCCGTGA
- a CDS encoding GntR family transcriptional regulator has translation MKEMETQSKLSLKLQAYQYLKTKILNCEYRPNEFLNEQKLCAEMGNISRTPMRDALGRLEQEGLITILPKKGLMVSGITEEDVHSMFEMRLLVEPYALRTYGDRIPREALENYTELMHHPERISDFCESDDGFHELLMSTLPNKYLRSAYDRITGLNTRFRIMTGKVSMINQEQTCEEHLEILDAALAGDWDRAADSLQHHLELARDKAEGVIKVIRLW, from the coding sequence ATGAAAGAAATGGAAACCCAGTCCAAGCTGAGCCTGAAGCTGCAGGCTTATCAATACCTGAAAACCAAGATCCTGAACTGTGAGTACCGGCCCAACGAGTTTCTGAATGAGCAGAAACTCTGCGCGGAAATGGGCAACATCAGCCGCACCCCCATGCGGGATGCACTGGGCCGTCTGGAGCAGGAGGGCCTGATCACCATCCTGCCCAAAAAGGGCCTGATGGTTTCCGGCATCACCGAAGAAGATGTGCACAGCATGTTTGAGATGCGTCTGCTGGTGGAGCCTTATGCCCTGCGTACTTATGGCGACCGCATCCCGCGGGAAGCGCTGGAAAACTACACCGAGCTCATGCATCACCCGGAGCGCATCTCCGACTTCTGTGAGTCGGACGACGGGTTCCATGAGCTGCTCATGAGCACCCTGCCCAACAAGTATCTGCGCAGCGCCTACGACCGCATTACCGGCCTGAACACCCGCTTCCGCATCATGACCGGCAAGGTGAGCATGATCAATCAGGAGCAGACCTGTGAGGAGCATCTGGAAATTCTGGATGCGGCTCTGGCTGGCGACTGGGACCGCGCGGCAGACTCCCTGCAGCACCATCTGGAGCTGGCCCGCGACAAGGCAGAGGGCGTCATCAAGGTCATCCGTCTGTGGTAA
- a CDS encoding aldo/keto reductase, producing the protein MEYRNWNNKPLRTSLLGYGCMRFPTRADGSIDEPRAEALLNTAKAAGVNYFDTAYPYHNGQSEPFVGRVIAKWERSSFYLATKMPLWTCKSLADAQRIFEEQLQRLGVEYIDFYLLHSLHKARYEQAKELGIVDWLWEQKAAGRIRNFGFSCHDNAAGFEAILRDQPWDFCQLQYNYLDRDDRAEEISGDRGYQLTEECGVPLIIMEPIKGGTLAALPTDAAAPLRALHSDASDASWALRWVAGHPNVHVVLSGMSAEEQLADNLTTFDHFVPLSPAEDAAMEQAAAVLHSRIKIGCTGCRYCMPCPMGVDIPDNFSIWNRLGMFQQPEAVKEQWTERFPDSEKALHCVRCGKCETVCPQKLPIRASLARLQEELDAL; encoded by the coding sequence ATGGAATACCGCAACTGGAACAACAAACCGCTCCGCACTTCCCTGCTGGGCTACGGGTGCATGCGCTTTCCCACCCGGGCAGACGGCAGCATCGACGAGCCCCGGGCCGAAGCCCTGCTCAACACCGCAAAGGCCGCCGGTGTGAACTACTTTGACACGGCCTACCCCTACCACAACGGCCAGAGTGAGCCTTTCGTGGGCCGGGTCATTGCCAAATGGGAGCGCAGCAGCTTCTACCTGGCCACCAAGATGCCGCTGTGGACCTGCAAGAGCCTTGCCGATGCCCAGCGCATCTTTGAAGAGCAGCTCCAGCGGCTGGGGGTGGAGTACATCGACTTTTACCTGCTGCACTCGCTGCACAAAGCCCGGTACGAGCAGGCCAAGGAACTGGGCATCGTGGACTGGCTGTGGGAGCAAAAGGCCGCCGGACGCATCCGAAATTTCGGCTTTTCCTGCCACGACAACGCCGCCGGTTTTGAGGCCATCCTGCGGGATCAGCCCTGGGATTTCTGCCAGCTGCAGTACAACTATCTGGACCGGGACGACCGCGCCGAAGAGATCAGTGGTGACCGGGGCTACCAGCTCACCGAGGAATGCGGCGTGCCGTTGATCATCATGGAGCCCATCAAGGGCGGCACGCTGGCCGCTCTGCCCACAGACGCCGCCGCGCCGCTGCGTGCCCTGCACTCGGACGCCAGCGATGCTTCTTGGGCGCTGCGCTGGGTGGCCGGACACCCCAACGTGCATGTGGTGCTCTCCGGCATGAGTGCCGAGGAGCAGCTGGCAGACAATCTGACCACCTTTGACCACTTTGTCCCTCTCTCCCCTGCTGAGGATGCAGCTATGGAACAGGCGGCTGCCGTGCTGCACAGCCGCATCAAGATCGGCTGCACCGGATGCCGCTACTGCATGCCCTGCCCCATGGGGGTGGACATCCCGGATAATTTCAGCATCTGGAACCGTCTGGGCATGTTCCAGCAGCCGGAAGCAGTCAAAGAGCAGTGGACCGAGCGCTTCCCGGACAGCGAGAAGGCCCTGCACTGTGTGCGCTGCGGCAAATGCGAGACCGTGTGCCCCCAGAAGCTGCCCATCCGTGCATCGCTGGCCCGCCTGCAGGAGGAACTGGACGCACTGTAA
- the rplL gene encoding 50S ribosomal protein L7/L12 — MASEKITAIIDSVKELSVLELKELIDAYCEEFGVSAVAAAAPAAAGAAAAAEEEKTEFDVILAEAGATKMQVIKLVKEITGLGLKEAKAIVDGAPKAVKEKVSKAEADDIKKKLEEAGAKVEVK, encoded by the coding sequence ATGGCTTCTGAGAAGATTACTGCCATCATCGACTCCGTCAAGGAGCTGTCCGTTCTGGAGCTGAAAGAGCTGATCGACGCTTACTGCGAAGAGTTCGGCGTGTCCGCTGTTGCTGCTGCTGCTCCCGCTGCTGCTGGTGCTGCTGCTGCCGCTGAGGAAGAGAAGACCGAGTTCGACGTCATCCTGGCTGAGGCTGGCGCTACCAAGATGCAGGTCATCAAGCTGGTGAAGGAGATCACTGGTCTGGGCCTGAAGGAAGCTAAGGCTATCGTCGATGGCGCTCCCAAGGCTGTCAAGGAGAAGGTCTCCAAGGCTGAGGCTGACGACATCAAGAAGAAGCTGGAAGAGGCTGGCGCTAAGGTTGAGGTTAAGTAA
- the rplJ gene encoding 50S ribosomal protein L10, whose product MPSAKILSEKQAYVADLKAKFESAVSGCVVAYGGINVENDTKLRKELREAGVDYMVVKNTMLRLAVKGTSLEGLAEQFKGDTAIAFAHEEDPMSAARILCKYQDGDKSKKFVVKAGFMEGKVMDAAETNAIAKLPNREGMLSMFAGALTSTLSGLAVAMQAYADKQEEPAA is encoded by the coding sequence ATGCCCAGTGCAAAGATTCTTTCTGAGAAGCAGGCTTATGTCGCTGATCTGAAGGCAAAGTTTGAGAGTGCGGTTTCCGGCTGCGTCGTCGCTTATGGCGGCATTAACGTCGAGAACGACACCAAGCTCCGTAAGGAGCTGCGTGAGGCAGGCGTCGATTACATGGTCGTGAAGAACACCATGCTGCGTCTGGCTGTCAAGGGTACCTCCCTGGAGGGCCTGGCTGAGCAGTTCAAGGGCGATACCGCTATCGCTTTTGCTCACGAAGAGGACCCCATGTCCGCTGCCCGCATCCTGTGCAAGTACCAGGATGGCGATAAGTCCAAGAAGTTCGTCGTGAAGGCTGGCTTCATGGAAGGCAAGGTCATGGACGCTGCCGAGACCAACGCCATCGCAAAGCTGCCCAACCGCGAAGGCATGCTGTCCATGTTTGCAGGCGCCCTCACCAGCACCCTGTCTGGTCTGGCCGTTGCAATGCAGGCTTATGCCGACAAGCAGGAAGAGCCCGCTGCTTAA
- the rplA gene encoding 50S ribosomal protein L1, translating to MKHGKHYVDAAKLIDSTKAYDVNEALELACKTASAKFDETIELHVRLGVDGRHADQQVRGAVVLPNGTGKTVRVCAIAKGPAAAAAEAAGADIVGDDELIAKIAGGFMDFDVVVTTPDMMGRVGRLGKVLGPRGLMPNPKAGTVAPDLGKAVSEAKAGKIEYRLDKQNIIHVPVGKASFGAEKLYTNLDTVMEAIAKAKPAAAKGTYFKSATIATTMGPGIRLNTLKYGV from the coding sequence ATGAAACATGGCAAGCATTATGTCGACGCTGCAAAGCTGATCGATTCTACTAAGGCATATGATGTGAACGAGGCCCTGGAGCTGGCTTGCAAGACCGCTTCTGCCAAGTTCGACGAGACCATCGAGCTGCACGTCCGTCTGGGCGTTGACGGCCGTCACGCTGACCAGCAGGTCCGCGGCGCTGTCGTTCTGCCCAACGGCACCGGCAAGACCGTGCGCGTTTGCGCCATCGCCAAGGGCCCCGCAGCAGCTGCTGCTGAGGCTGCTGGTGCAGACATCGTGGGTGATGACGAGCTGATCGCTAAGATCGCCGGCGGCTTCATGGACTTTGACGTCGTCGTGACCACCCCCGACATGATGGGCCGCGTTGGCCGTCTCGGTAAGGTCCTGGGCCCCCGTGGCCTGATGCCCAACCCCAAGGCCGGCACCGTTGCTCCCGACCTGGGCAAGGCTGTTTCCGAAGCCAAGGCTGGTAAGATCGAGTACCGCCTGGACAAGCAGAACATCATCCATGTGCCCGTGGGCAAGGCTTCTTTCGGTGCAGAGAAGCTGTACACCAACCTGGACACTGTGATGGAGGCTATTGCCAAGGCAAAGCCCGCTGCAGCAAAGGGTACCTACTTCAAGAGCGCTACCATCGCCACCACCATGGGCCCTGGCATCCGTCTGAACACCCTGAAGTACGGTGTCTGA
- the rplK gene encoding 50S ribosomal protein L11 has product MAQKVTGYIKLQIEAGKATPAPPVGPALGQKGVNIMAFTKEFNERTKNQMGYVIPVVITVYADRSFSFITKTPPAAVLIKKAAGINTASGKPNTEKVATLTAAQVEEIAKTKMPDLNAASLEAACSMVRGTCRSMGVTVEG; this is encoded by the coding sequence ATGGCACAGAAAGTTACTGGCTACATTAAGCTGCAGATCGAGGCCGGCAAGGCGACTCCGGCTCCCCCGGTTGGCCCTGCTCTGGGTCAGAAGGGCGTCAACATCATGGCGTTCACCAAGGAGTTCAACGAGCGTACCAAGAACCAGATGGGTTATGTGATCCCCGTCGTCATCACCGTGTACGCTGACCGCTCCTTCAGCTTCATCACCAAGACTCCTCCGGCAGCCGTTCTGATCAAGAAGGCCGCTGGCATCAACACCGCTTCCGGCAAGCCCAACACCGAGAAGGTCGCTACTCTGACCGCTGCTCAGGTGGAAGAGATCGCTAAGACCAAGATGCCCGACCTGAACGCTGCTTCTCTGGAAGCTGCATGCAGCATGGTCCGTGGCACCTGCCGCAGCATGGGCGTTACCGTCGAGGGCTGA
- the nusG gene encoding transcription termination/antitermination protein NusG translates to MEESTKLVDESTEALWYVVHTYSGYENKVANDLQTMVENRHLQDLICDIKVPVEMVPEIDKNGKQKMVEHKLFPGYVLVKMVMNDDTWYVVRNTRGCTGFVGPASKPVPLSAEEVEKMGVEKAAPLTVDFNVGDTVQITAGPLEGFMGLVEAIDTENFKVKLKVNMFGRETPAEVELGQVELP, encoded by the coding sequence ATGGAAGAATCAACCAAGCTGGTAGATGAGTCCACTGAGGCTCTTTGGTATGTTGTGCATACCTATTCCGGTTATGAGAACAAGGTCGCAAACGACCTGCAGACCATGGTGGAGAACCGCCACCTGCAGGATCTGATCTGCGACATCAAGGTTCCCGTCGAGATGGTTCCTGAGATTGACAAGAACGGCAAGCAGAAGATGGTGGAGCACAAGCTGTTCCCCGGCTACGTTCTGGTCAAAATGGTGATGAACGACGATACCTGGTATGTCGTGCGCAACACGCGCGGCTGCACCGGTTTTGTCGGCCCCGCCTCCAAGCCCGTTCCCCTCTCTGCCGAAGAAGTGGAGAAGATGGGTGTGGAGAAGGCTGCACCGCTTACCGTTGACTTCAATGTCGGCGATACTGTGCAGATCACCGCAGGTCCTCTGGAAGGCTTTATGGGCCTTGTGGAGGCCATTGATACCGAGAACTTCAAAGTGAAGCTCAAGGTCAACATGTTCGGCCGCGAGACCCCCGCAGAGGTGGAGCTCGGCCAGGTCGAGCTGCCGTAA
- the secE gene encoding preprotein translocase subunit SecE: MADKTEKKPGFVARAKTAVKNFCARVAKFFRDTKSELKKVVWPSKEDIKTNTVVVLVTVAIAAVVMILLDAIFGGILGLIIGA, encoded by the coding sequence ATGGCAGACAAAACCGAGAAAAAGCCGGGCTTTGTGGCCAGAGCTAAAACCGCTGTGAAGAACTTCTGTGCACGCGTTGCCAAGTTCTTCCGTGACACCAAGAGCGAACTGAAAAAGGTGGTCTGGCCCTCCAAGGAGGACATCAAGACCAACACTGTCGTTGTGCTCGTCACTGTTGCGATCGCAGCGGTCGTGATGATCCTGCTGGATGCCATCTTCGGTGGCATCCTCGGCTTGATCATCGGCGCCTGA
- the rpmG gene encoding 50S ribosomal protein L33 gives MTVKITLACTECKQRNYNTTKNKKNNPDRLEMKKYCRFCKKHTVHRETK, from the coding sequence ATGACCGTTAAAATCACCCTGGCCTGCACCGAGTGCAAGCAGCGCAACTACAACACCACGAAGAACAAGAAGAACAACCCCGATCGTCTCGAGATGAAGAAGTACTGCCGTTTCTGCAAGAAGCACACCGTTCATCGCGAAACCAAGTAA
- a CDS encoding D-alanine--D-alanine ligase — protein MQSENKLCVVLLFGGMSSEHEVSRVSVGNFVNNIDRTKYEVLAVGITKEGRWLYTEATAAQMADGSWEELAGNMPCILSPDRADHGMVLFTPEGHVEKMHVDVVIPVLHGLWGEDGTVQGLLELAGIPYVGCGVLASAACMDKGVANALFEANDIPHTKWLAANRWQIESDLEGVCAGVEAKLGWPVFVKPANAGSSVGISKVSNREELKKAIALALENDRKVVFEAFVDGQEVECAVIGSDPAVATRPGEILAGAEFYTYDDKYKNGVSQTVIPAHLPEEKLDEVKTYAAMAYTALGCEGLARCDFFVEKGTGRVMINEINTFPGFTSISMYPKLMEHEGLPVPALIDRLIELALERTEKQHG, from the coding sequence ATGCAGTCTGAAAACAAGCTGTGCGTTGTCCTGCTGTTCGGTGGTATGTCCAGTGAGCATGAGGTCAGCCGCGTTTCGGTCGGAAACTTTGTCAACAATATTGACCGTACCAAGTATGAGGTGCTCGCAGTGGGCATCACAAAGGAGGGCCGCTGGCTCTATACCGAGGCAACTGCCGCACAGATGGCAGACGGCAGCTGGGAAGAGCTGGCCGGCAACATGCCCTGCATCCTCAGCCCGGACCGCGCCGACCACGGCATGGTGCTGTTCACCCCGGAAGGTCATGTGGAAAAGATGCATGTGGATGTGGTGATCCCGGTGCTGCACGGCCTGTGGGGCGAGGACGGCACGGTGCAGGGTCTGCTGGAGCTGGCCGGCATCCCCTATGTGGGCTGTGGCGTGCTGGCAAGTGCGGCCTGCATGGACAAGGGGGTGGCCAACGCCCTGTTTGAAGCCAACGACATCCCGCACACCAAGTGGCTGGCCGCCAACCGCTGGCAGATCGAGAGTGACCTGGAGGGTGTGTGCGCTGGTGTGGAGGCAAAGCTGGGCTGGCCCGTGTTCGTCAAGCCCGCCAACGCCGGTTCCAGCGTGGGTATTTCTAAGGTGTCCAACCGTGAGGAACTGAAAAAGGCCATCGCACTGGCTCTGGAAAACGACCGCAAGGTGGTGTTTGAAGCCTTTGTGGACGGCCAGGAAGTGGAATGTGCCGTCATCGGCTCCGACCCCGCCGTGGCCACCCGTCCGGGCGAGATCCTGGCCGGTGCTGAGTTCTACACCTACGATGACAAATACAAGAACGGCGTGAGCCAGACCGTGATCCCGGCCCACCTGCCCGAAGAAAAGCTGGACGAGGTCAAGACCTACGCCGCCATGGCCTACACGGCCCTGGGCTGCGAGGGTCTGGCCCGCTGCGACTTCTTTGTGGAAAAGGGCACCGGTCGGGTGATGATCAACGAGATCAACACCTTCCCCGGCTTTACGTCCATCAGTATGTACCCCAAGCTCATGGAGCACGAGGGTCTGCCGGTGCCGGCCCTGATCGACCGGCTGATCGAACTTGCCCTGGAAAGGACGGAAAAACAGCATGGATAA